A window of the Bacteroides thetaiotaomicron VPI-5482 genome harbors these coding sequences:
- a CDS encoding pyridoxamine kinase codes for MYANKVKKIAAVHDLSGMGRVSLTVVIPILSSMGFQVCPLPTAVLSNHTQYPGFSFLDLTDEMPKIIAEWKKLEVQFDAIYTGYLGSPRQIQIVSDFIKDFRQPDSLIVADPVLGDNGRLYTNFDMEMVKEMRHLITKADVITPNLTELFYLLDEPYKADSTDEELKEYLRLLSDKGPQVVIITSVPVHDEPHKTSVYAYNRQGNRYWKVTCPYLPAHYPGTGDTFTSVITGSLMQGDSLPMALDRATQFILQGIRATFGYEYDNREGILLEKVLHNLDMPIQMASYELI; via the coding sequence ATGTATGCAAATAAAGTAAAGAAGATAGCTGCCGTTCATGACCTTTCGGGGATGGGACGTGTTTCTCTGACAGTCGTTATTCCTATCTTATCCTCTATGGGTTTTCAGGTTTGTCCGCTTCCTACGGCGGTATTGTCCAACCATACGCAGTATCCCGGCTTCTCCTTTCTGGACCTGACGGATGAAATGCCGAAGATCATAGCCGAATGGAAGAAGCTGGAAGTTCAGTTTGACGCTATTTATACCGGTTATCTGGGTTCCCCGCGGCAGATTCAGATTGTTTCCGATTTCATCAAGGATTTCCGTCAGCCGGATAGTCTGATAGTAGCCGATCCGGTGCTGGGTGATAACGGCCGGCTTTATACCAACTTTGATATGGAGATGGTGAAAGAAATGCGTCATCTGATAACCAAAGCGGATGTGATCACACCGAATCTGACAGAACTGTTTTATTTGCTGGACGAACCGTATAAAGCGGATAGTACGGATGAGGAACTGAAAGAATATCTCCGTCTCCTGTCCGATAAAGGTCCACAGGTGGTTATTATCACCAGTGTTCCGGTGCACGATGAGCCTCATAAGACTTCCGTATATGCCTACAATCGTCAGGGAAACCGCTACTGGAAAGTGACTTGCCCTTATCTGCCTGCCCACTATCCGGGCACAGGGGATACATTCACAAGTGTGATCACCGGCTCCTTGATGCAGGGAGACAGTCTTCCGATGGCGTTGGACCGTGCTACCCAGTTTATTCTGCAAGGGATTCGGGCAACCTTTGGCTATGAGTATGACAACCGGGAAGGTATTTTGCTGGAAAAAGTGCTTCATAATCTGGATATGCCGATACAAATGGCAAGCTATGAGTTGATATAA
- a CDS encoding DUF418 domain-containing protein has protein sequence MTQTLKTTERLGVVDALRGFALLAIVLLHNLEHYNLFLPLDYTLPAWLQTIDKYAWDTMFFLFAGKAYATFSLLFGFSFYIQFHNAEKRGTDFRGRFAWRMCLLFLFAQLHALFYNGDILLLYAVVGFALIPVCKLKDKTVFWIAAILLLQPYEWGRAIYAMINLEYVPSTGHFIPYYKLAQEVTSNGSFFEVLRSNITDGQMYSNIWQVENGRLFQTAALFMFGMLLGRRKYFMKSEESLRFWKKMLTGAILAFIPLYCLKTFIPALITNPSIMVPYKIAVPSYANFAFMVILVSVFTLLWFKKDTGYSWQSLLIPYGRMSLTNYISQSIMGVTIYYGFGLSMYKYAGATGSLLIALLIFTIQLIFSRWWLARHKQGPLEFLWRKGTWI, from the coding sequence ATGACTCAAACACTTAAAACGACTGAACGGCTTGGAGTAGTAGATGCTCTGCGCGGATTTGCCCTGCTGGCTATTGTATTGTTGCACAACCTTGAACACTATAATCTGTTTTTACCGCTGGATTATACGTTGCCGGCATGGTTGCAGACCATAGATAAGTATGCGTGGGATACCATGTTCTTCCTGTTTGCAGGGAAAGCATACGCTACGTTCTCTTTGTTGTTCGGATTTAGTTTCTATATCCAGTTTCATAATGCGGAAAAGCGCGGAACAGATTTCCGTGGACGATTTGCGTGGCGGATGTGCCTGCTTTTCCTGTTTGCACAGTTACATGCCTTGTTCTACAACGGGGATATTCTTTTGCTTTATGCAGTAGTCGGCTTTGCCTTGATTCCTGTTTGCAAGCTCAAAGATAAGACAGTCTTTTGGATTGCTGCCATCTTACTTTTGCAACCTTATGAATGGGGGCGTGCCATCTATGCAATGATCAATTTGGAGTATGTACCGTCAACAGGGCATTTTATTCCTTATTATAAACTTGCTCAGGAAGTGACATCCAATGGCAGTTTCTTTGAAGTACTCCGTTCCAATATCACTGACGGGCAGATGTATAGCAATATTTGGCAAGTAGAAAACGGTCGCCTGTTCCAGACGGCAGCTTTATTCATGTTCGGAATGCTTTTAGGACGCCGGAAGTATTTTATGAAAAGCGAAGAGTCCTTGCGTTTCTGGAAGAAGATGCTGACAGGTGCCATCCTTGCATTTATCCCTCTCTATTGCCTGAAAACTTTTATACCCGCTTTGATTACAAACCCGTCTATAATGGTTCCGTATAAGATTGCTGTTCCGTCTTATGCCAACTTTGCTTTTATGGTCATTCTTGTTTCTGTCTTTACCTTGCTTTGGTTTAAGAAGGATACAGGATATAGCTGGCAAAGTCTGCTGATTCCTTACGGTCGCATGAGTCTGACAAATTATATCTCCCAGTCAATCATGGGAGTAACCATCTATTACGGATTCGGACTGTCAATGTACAAGTATGCAGGAGCAACGGGAAGCCTGCTGATTGCATTGCTTATCTTCACTATTCAGTTGATATTCAGCCGCTGGTGGCTTGCCCGTCATAAACAAGGACCGTTGGAATTCCTGTGGCGTAAAGGAACTTGGATTTAG
- a CDS encoding energy transducer TonB, with protein MKLLDYIRGLRKGKEAHRLEKESMKDPFLADAMDGYHQVEGDHEEQINKLRMKVNAHSAKKRNTYAVTWSIAACLIIGIGISSYFLFLKQNVGEDVFIAKEQPAATATVPAHKEDTSLSAPKMEPDSGRPSATKETVGKDIIAKTRQDSPSQSTPSGAPSATVPKAVASKAATPQATPAGTPIMEEMVAPAEELEEAAITTVTDTSFLDANRKKMKAAQLTTQMNNMIKGKVTDDRGEPLVGANVTYKGATYGAITDINGEFSLPKKEGNEILTAHYIGYNPVSIPADTSKNMLIAMSENKTTLDEVVVTGYGAQKKVAVTGAISAVSIKDLKKASGALQKSDTLKDAVISQKADSLQGPVVPEPVTGMKQYKKYLKKNLAYPADDACAEVKGKVTLTFFVNKEGRPFDIKVKESLCKSLDKEAIRLIQEGPDWTYGNQSAEITVKFHK; from the coding sequence ATGAAACTATTGGACTACATACGAGGACTCCGCAAAGGAAAAGAGGCGCATCGACTGGAAAAAGAGTCGATGAAAGACCCTTTTCTGGCTGACGCGATGGATGGGTACCACCAAGTAGAAGGGGACCACGAAGAACAGATTAATAAATTGCGGATGAAGGTAAACGCCCATTCGGCAAAGAAAAGAAATACGTATGCCGTCACCTGGAGCATTGCCGCCTGCCTGATTATAGGAATCGGAATCAGCAGTTACTTCCTGTTTCTGAAACAGAATGTTGGAGAGGATGTGTTCATAGCTAAAGAGCAGCCCGCCGCCACTGCAACTGTTCCTGCTCACAAAGAAGACACTTCCCTATCCGCTCCAAAGATGGAACCGGATTCCGGTCGTCCTTCTGCCACAAAGGAAACGGTCGGAAAAGATATAATCGCCAAGACAAGGCAGGATTCTCCATCCCAAAGTACACCTTCGGGGGCTCCTTCCGCAACGGTTCCTAAAGCAGTGGCTTCTAAAGCAGCGACTCCCCAAGCAACGCCTGCCGGAACTCCGATAATGGAAGAAATGGTTGCTCCGGCAGAAGAGCTGGAAGAAGCGGCTATCACAACGGTTACAGATACTTCTTTCCTAGATGCCAACAGGAAAAAGATGAAAGCAGCTCAATTGACCACCCAAATGAACAACATGATCAAAGGGAAAGTGACGGACGACAGAGGAGAACCACTCGTCGGAGCTAACGTCACTTACAAAGGAGCAACGTATGGAGCGATAACGGATATCAACGGAGAATTCTCCTTGCCCAAAAAGGAAGGTAATGAAATATTAACTGCACATTATATTGGCTATAATCCGGTTAGTATACCGGCAGACACCAGTAAGAATATGCTTATAGCCATGAGTGAAAATAAAACAACACTGGATGAAGTCGTAGTAACAGGATATGGCGCACAGAAAAAGGTAGCTGTGACAGGAGCCATTTCTGCCGTATCCATCAAAGATTTGAAAAAAGCTTCGGGTGCATTGCAGAAATCAGATACATTAAAAGACGCTGTTATCTCCCAAAAGGCCGATAGTTTACAGGGTCCTGTCGTTCCGGAACCCGTAACAGGCATGAAGCAATATAAAAAGTATCTGAAAAAGAATCTGGCATACCCTGCGGACGATGCTTGCGCAGAAGTCAAAGGCAAAGTTACCTTGACTTTCTTTGTTAACAAAGAAGGGCGTCCCTTCGACATTAAAGTCAAGGAAAGTCTTTGCAAGTCTCTGGATAAGGAGGCCATACGCCTGATTCAAGAAGGTCCGGACTGGACTTACGGAAACCAATCGGCAGAAATCACAGTGAAATTCCACAAGTAA